The sequence CATGTTTATTGTATGAATACATAATCTGCTACTTGTTATAGTATTACATTTTCCACATATACTTATTGAGTATAGATATTTCGATTTTTTGCAATATCACTTAAACCCATCTGGGCATGAATAGCACAAGTGGTTCGCCTTCACATGTGAGATCTATGTGCCTCTCAAGTTTCCTCTGGTGTCACTTGACTGCAAAGAGCCTGTCAGAAAACACAGTGAGAGCTAGAGTTGAAAGGCTTACAGTATCTTACCATCACAGTCTTAGGGGTGAAACTAGCTTTTATTAATAagaaaatacatacaaaaataCGAAATCACATAAATGAATCAATACAACACCCCAAATCTATGAGGCAACACAAAGAGGTTTGCTAAGGTAGCAAACAATGCAGTAATAACCAATTAAATTTTCTGCTCATGCTATCCCTGTGCTATTTCCGTTTTGTGGATTTCATTTTTAAATTAATGATCAAGTAAGCTATAAATGCTAACTGTAAGATCAGCAATGTCATCAACATAAGGAATGTTTAAATAATAACGGGCATTCTCAAATAACAGGCAATGATTTATGCCACATGCTCTAAAGATAGATCTAGCTCTTTCACATGTTCAGACTAGCATTGATCTCAGGCTTGTTCAGGCTTGTTGCTTAACAGCTGGACATTATACATTGCCTTGAATCACATTGCACCAGACACAATACTATGCAAATACTGAAAATACACAATACTATGCAAATACTTCTATATGGCTGTTGAATGTATGGGAGCAGGATTGTGACGTATAGTACACAGGAAGCTTTCAAGAAGGGTTTGATTTGTCAGAGATAGATATCATGGACAGGGAGCCATGGTCAAATAGTTTGTAGGGGAGTGTCCCTTTTGAGGTCCATGTGTCTGTCTTTGGGTCATAGCTCTCGAAACTGTCAGAGTCCTCGATAACATCCTGTCCGTTAATGTAGCGTCCCCCTGTCACGTAGAGCTTGTTGTTGAGGGCAGCGGCAGAGTGGTGCATCCTTCGCTCCTTCAGGTTGGCACACTTGATGAACCGGTTGGCTTTGGTGTCATAGGCCATCATTCTCCTGGTGTAACCTGCAACAGGACAACGTTATGAGGAAAGATTTATTGTCTTGTTAAGTTTATTTGGTTTAGTAGTGGAGCCACAGTCTAAGGATCAATGCCTTGTTGTCATTCTTTGGCTCAGTAGAATCTCATTTACCACCAACACATACATTCAAAAACATGTAATCTAATGTACACCTAATCCCACCTACCTCCAATAATGTAGATTTTGTCATTTAGAACAGTGGCAGGGGCACAAACATTCTTCACTGTTCTGGTTTCGATATTAGACCATAGATTTCTGGCAATATGGTACACCtggagaaaacaaaaacacgTTTTACATGGCACGTCATTAATTGCATTTTAAATTAAAAACTGTATTTGCTCTGCAATTTCCCTGCCTCGATTGGTTGACTCACTGATTAATTATCGTTTATGGAGTAGATTCTAGAGTAAATCGACCATATCAGGCGAGAGTTTTGTAAAACATTACAAGTATTCTTAGAAGTACCTGTATCATCCTGACAGGGTTTTGCATGGCATCTTCTCCTCCAAACATGTAGATCCTCTGATTGTGGGCAGCCACAGCCGGGTTGAGCACAGCCTCAGGCATGGGCGCCACGGCCTCCCATTGGTTAAACATGCTGTTGTACCTCTGCACTGAGTCACACACCCTCCTGTCTGGACCGATGCCCCCCAGAACGAAGATGAAGTGTAGGTAGGAAACACTCTGATGGGCGAAACGTGGCTCCAGCAAGggctcagcctctctccagtgGTTGGTCTTAAGAGAGAGCGTGTATACGGTTGTGCAGACCTGGCTGGGTTGCGTGTTTATGGGCAGGCCTCCCAGCACATATAAAATGCTATGGATGCTGACATAGGAGGCCTTGTAGAGGCGGACAGGCAGCTTAGCCAGCCACTGCCATCGCTGAGTATGCTCATCATAGAGGATGGCTTCCCTGGAGGTCTGCTCGTTGTTCTTCCTTCCTCCCACCAGGACCAGCGTCTCACGGCAGGCGTAACGACGTGGAGCTCCCCACAGGGCATTAAGGTCGCCAGCAACCAGGGAGCTGACGGAGAACAGAAGGCGGCGGACGGACTCGATGACCTCAGTGCATAAGCTGGAGGACTGAATGAGAGGGTCACTGGCGATGAACTGGAACAGGTAAGTGGGGTGGATGTAGCGAAGACGAACCTGTATATCATGATCAGATCAGTCGTGTTGGTAATTAACAACGCCTCAGTTGTCAAACAATTTGCGGGTACTGGTTGCAACACACATGAGAAACAATACATCACCTTCTTGAAGAGGTCATGTATGGCTCCGTGCCGTGAGAAGGGGTCGTGGTGGATCCAAGCCAGGAGCGTCTCGaacacctgctcctcctcggcACAGAGGCGGTCGTCCTCCAGGTAGCCCATCAGCTCCGGTAGCGAGAGCTCGCGCAGGTCCTCCGACTCCACCACATCAGAGAAGCTCCTCATGGCCATCTCCCTGGCCTTCTCCCTCAGGCTGGTGCAATC comes from Hypomesus transpacificus isolate Combined female chromosome 2, fHypTra1, whole genome shotgun sequence and encodes:
- the klhl38b gene encoding kelch-like protein 38 isoform X1, whose amino-acid sequence is MLIAVPRDTFEAIDSRKKRIMECPVQEVFHYKDQDHFPQLLLQLNSLRQERVFIDLLLCSDNQEIPCHRNILVSSSPYFKAMFCNNFRETQQNKINLKGVSANILSSMVDYVYTGQITITMENVLPLMQSASMLQYGHLFEACSVFLQGQLSPDNCLSMVCLSKILDCTSLREKAREMAMRSFSDVVESEDLRELSLPELMGYLEDDRLCAEEEQVFETLLAWIHHDPFSRHGAIHDLFKKVRLRYIHPTYLFQFIASDPLIQSSSLCTEVIESVRRLLFSVSSLVAGDLNALWGAPRRYACRETLVLVGGRKNNEQTSREAILYDEHTQRWQWLAKLPVRLYKASYVSIHSILYVLGGLPINTQPSQVCTTVYTLSLKTNHWREAEPLLEPRFAHQSVSYLHFIFVLGGIGPDRRVCDSVQRYNSMFNQWEAVAPMPEAVLNPAVAAHNQRIYMFGGEDAMQNPVRMIQVYHIARNLWSNIETRTVKNVCAPATVLNDKIYIIGGYTRRMMAYDTKANRFIKCANLKERRMHHSAAALNNKLYVTGGRYINGQDVIEDSDSFESYDPKTDTWTSKGTLPYKLFDHGSLSMISISDKSNPS
- the klhl38b gene encoding kelch-like protein 38 isoform X2, whose product is MECPVQEVFHYKDQDHFPQLLLQLNSLRQERVFIDLLLCSDNQEIPCHRNILVSSSPYFKAMFCNNFRETQQNKINLKGVSANILSSMVDYVYTGQITITMENVLPLMQSASMLQYGHLFEACSVFLQGQLSPDNCLSMVCLSKILDCTSLREKAREMAMRSFSDVVESEDLRELSLPELMGYLEDDRLCAEEEQVFETLLAWIHHDPFSRHGAIHDLFKKVRLRYIHPTYLFQFIASDPLIQSSSLCTEVIESVRRLLFSVSSLVAGDLNALWGAPRRYACRETLVLVGGRKNNEQTSREAILYDEHTQRWQWLAKLPVRLYKASYVSIHSILYVLGGLPINTQPSQVCTTVYTLSLKTNHWREAEPLLEPRFAHQSVSYLHFIFVLGGIGPDRRVCDSVQRYNSMFNQWEAVAPMPEAVLNPAVAAHNQRIYMFGGEDAMQNPVRMIQVYHIARNLWSNIETRTVKNVCAPATVLNDKIYIIGGYTRRMMAYDTKANRFIKCANLKERRMHHSAAALNNKLYVTGGRYINGQDVIEDSDSFESYDPKTDTWTSKGTLPYKLFDHGSLSMISISDKSNPS